One window from the genome of Candidatus Eisenbacteria bacterium encodes:
- a CDS encoding sigma-70 family RNA polymerase sigma factor produces the protein MPIVPFGGGKKRRPESAKAIFFERRVVRAAVGGFTSRQRLAFALYHCEGLTVQAIARVMRTSPQAVERILSSGTVRIARALAGERRKDALRA, from the coding sequence ATGCCCATCGTTCCGTTCGGCGGCGGAAAGAAGCGGCGGCCGGAATCCGCGAAGGCGATCTTCTTCGAGCGAAGAGTCGTCCGCGCGGCGGTCGGCGGCTTCACGTCGAGACAGCGGCTCGCCTTCGCGCTCTATCATTGCGAGGGGCTCACGGTCCAGGCGATCGCGCGCGTCATGCGCACTTCCCCGCAGGCTGTCGAGAGGATCCTCTCGAGCGGGACGGTGCGGATCGCGCGCGCGCTGGCGGGCGAACGGCGCAAGGATGCCCTTCGAGCCTGA